A genome region from Panicum virgatum strain AP13 chromosome 4K, P.virgatum_v5, whole genome shotgun sequence includes the following:
- the LOC120703274 gene encoding uncharacterized protein LOC120703274, translating into MATRLATIFSPARSPASAPAHLLHRALPRFRHRRACPSPPRMSSSSAASPAPPSTAAAGGDKPAAAPYGSWRSPITADVVSGAERRLGGIALAGDGRLLWIEGRPEEKGRMVIVKEEDRPVDVIPQEFAARTLAQEYGGGAFAVDKSVVVFSNYKDQRLYKQTIGIAGPPVPLTPDYGAPDVSYADGVFDPHFGRYVTVVEDRRKSSLNPTTMIAAINLSGGDVCEPKELIGGNDFYAFPRIDQNKRRMAWIEWSHPNMPWDKSELWVGHFSESGDLAKRVCVAGGNPLVVESPTEPKWSPKGELFFVTDRGSEFWNIYKWVEQTNEIVPMYALDAEFTRPLWVFGISSYDFLGNSNHIIFSYRQQGRSYLGVLDCDSHSVSLLDIPFSDLSNVVAGDDYFYIEGASASIPLSIAKVTLNESKIKVINFSIVWSSSPDVLQYKPFFSKPETVEFPTSIPGQKAYAYFYPPSNPNFQGLPDEKPPLLVKTHGGPTAETRAVLDLSVQYWTSRGWAYVDVNYGGSTGYGREYRERLLEKWGIVDVDDCCSCARFLVESGKVDGQRLCITGRSAGGYTTLAALAFRDTFKAGASLYGIGDLTLLRVETHKFESHYIDNLVGNEKAYYERSPINFVDQFTCPVILFQGLEDKVVPPDQAQKIYKALKEKGLPVALVEYEGEQHGFRKAENIKFTLEQQMVFFARLIGKFEVADEITPIKIENFD; encoded by the exons ATGGCGACACGCCTCGCCACCATCTTCTCGCCTGCGCGCAGCCCAGCTTCCGCCCCGGCCCACCTACTCCACCGCGCCCTCCCCCGATTCCGCCACCGGCGAGCCTGCCCCTCGCCGCCCCGCATGTCCTCCTCCTCGGCAGCGTCCCCCGCGCcaccctccacggcggcggccggcggcgacaagcccgcggcggcgccgtacgGGTCCTGGAGGTCGCCCATCACCGCGGACGTCGTCTCTGGCGCCGAGAGGCGCCTCGGAGGGATCGCCCTTGCTGGGGATGGACGCCTCCTCTGGATCGAGGGCCGCCCCGAGGAGAAAGG GCGTATGGTTATTGTAAAGGAGGAGGATAGGCCTGTGGATGTCATACCTCAGGAATTTGCAGCACGCACCCTGGCTCAAGAATATGGAGGTGGTGCATTTGCAGTTGACAAAAGTGTTGTTGTGTTTTCTAATTACAAGGATCAACGTCTATACAAGCAAACAATTGGAA TTGCTGGTCCACCTGTGCCTCTTACACCTGATTATGGTGCGCCGGATGTCAGCTATGCTGATGGTGTATTTGATCCTCACTTTGGCCGTTATGTTACTGTGGTGGAAG ACCGTCGGAAAAGTAGCTTGAACCCCACCACAATGATTGCTGCTATAAACTTGAGCGGTGGTGATGTTTGTG AACCAAAGGAGCTGATCGGTGGCAATGATTTCTATGCTTTTCCTCGCATTGATCAAAACAAAAGGCGGATGGCATGGATTGAATGGAGTCATCCAAATATGCCCTGGGATAAATCAGAACTTTGGGTTGGCCACTTCTCTGAGAGCGG AGACTTGGCCAAACGGGTCTGTGTTGCTGGTGGCAACCCACTGGTGGTTGAATCTCCTACCGAACCTAAGTGGTCTCCCAAAG GAGAACTGTTTTTTGTAACTGACAGAGGGAGTGAATTTTGGAACATTTATAAGTGG GTTGAACAAACCAATGAGATTGTTCCAATGTATGCACTAGATGCTGAATTCACAAGACCATTATGGGTTTTTGGCATCAGCTCTTACGATTTTCTTGGAAACAGCAACCACATCATTTTCAGTTACAG GCAGCAAGGAAGGTCATATCTTGGTGTGCTTGATTGTGATTCACATTCTGTTTCATTGCTCGACATCCCTTTCTCTGATTTATCTAATGTG GTTGCTGGAGATGATTACTTTTATATCGAAGGTGCTTCTGCAAGTATTCCACTGTCAATTGCAAAG GTGACATTGAATGAGAGCAAAATAAAAGTAATCAATTTTTCAATAGTCTGGTCCTCCTCGCCAGATGTATTGCAATATAAACCTTTCTTCAGCAAACCTGAAACTGTTGAGTTCCCTACATCCATACCTGGTCAGAAGGCCTATGCCTATTTCTACCCACCTTCAAATCCCAATTTCCAAGGTTTGCCAGATGAGAAACCTCCTTTGCTTGTCAAAACACATG GAGGACCAACAGCTGAAACGCGTGCGGTTCTGGACCTCAGTGTCCAATATTGGACAAGTAGAGGGTGGGCATATGTTGATGTTAACTATGGAGGAAGCACTG GTTATGGAAGAGAGTATCGGGAGAGACTATTGGAAAAATGGGGTATTGTCGATGTTGATGACTGTTGCAGTTGTGCAAGATTCCTG GTGGAGAGTGGCAAAGTTGATGGGCAACGCCTTTGTATTACTGGTAGATCAGCAGGTGGATACACTACTCTAGCTGCACTTGCATTCAGAGACACATTCAAGGCTGGAGCTTCTTTGTATGGT ATTGGTGACTTGACTTTGTTGAGAGTGGAGACACACAAATTTGAGTCCCATTATATTGACAACCTTGTAG GAAATGAAAAGGCTTACTATGAGAGATCACCAATTAACTTTGTGGATCAGTTTACATGTCCGGTGATTTTGTTTCAAGGGTTGGAGGATAAG GTCGTGCCACCAGATCAGGCACAAAAAATCTACAAGGCCTTAAAAGAGAAAGGTTTGCCTGTTGCTTTGGTGGAATATGAGGGGGAGCAGCACGGGTTCCGCAAG GCCGAGAACATCAAGTTCACCTTGGAGCAGCAGATGGTGTTTTTTGCACGGCTAATTGGGAAATTTGAGGTGGCAGATGAAATAACTCCGATCAAGATTGAAAACTTCGACTGA
- the LOC120703273 gene encoding zinc finger protein ZOP1-like, with the protein MTEYWVSQGNKWCDFCKIFIANNPFSIRTHELGKRHKDNVTKRLSTMQKESEAKDKEQQQAARALQQIEAKAKKSYQKDLENSQRNVDGDTSAAPGDGWVFDSTSGYYHDKSTGLYYDSNSGFYYSDGLGKWVTQEEAYKSVQTSKTDVGQSSTSQTKAPPAAETAGPAIKGGPAPGRVVTKPLNPMRPIKGTPAPSGVAANKRKREDKKPKLISKEEEAALKAREAARKRVEDREKPLMGLYRTY; encoded by the exons ATGACGGAG TACTGGGTGAGCCAGGGAAACAAATGGTGTGACTTCTGCAAGATTTTTATAGCCAATAATCCCTTTAGCATCAGAACACATGAACTTGGTAAGCGTCACAAGGACAATGTCACCAAAAGATTATCAACGATGCAAAAGGAGAGTGAAGCAAAGGACaaggaacagcagcaagctgcCCGAGCCCTTCAGCAGATAGAAGCA AAAGCTAAAAAGAGCTATCAGAAGGATTTGGAGAATAGCCAGAGGAATGTGGATGGAGACACTTCTGCAGCACCTGGAGATG GATGGGTATTCGACTCAACATCAGGATATTATCATGACAAATCTACTGGACTTTACTACGATTCAAACTCCGGCTTCTATTATTCAGATGGTTTAG GGAAATGGGTTACTCAAGAAGAGGCGTACAAATCTGTGCAAACTTCCAAAACAGATGTTGGTCAATCCTCAACTTCACAAACAAAAGCTCCTCCTGCTGCGGAAACGGCTGGTCCGGCTATAAAAGGAGGTCCAGCTCCAGGCCGGGTTGTCACAAAGCCACTGAACCCGATGAGACCTATCAAGGGCACTCCTGCTCCGTCAGGCGTTGCTGCTAAcaagaggaagagggaggacAAAAAGCCTAAGTTGATCTCCaaggaggaggaagcggctctCAAAGCCCGGGAAGCAGCCAGGAAGAGAGTAGAGGATAGGGAGAAGCCACTGATGGGATTATACAGAACTTACTGA
- the LOC120703272 gene encoding uncharacterized protein LOC120703272: MWRKISLFHRALIIAPTPWSLCLRKLCHRKIPKPSRVRRQENPTSASTAATPTAEPSTDEAMANFPVNPQAFLVAGSCYCSHLSPLGLGLIRLRTVAQRDQLVRDSPLHLGQNHVVTVVKHDEGFNARSCNYARVCWLMFLAFPLDFQKDLFIRAAVAPYGRLLEWYRDENKSRILVQVLLLSPNRVPRSLIVSRGTMLGGVGRSWAVPVYILNGNFPDAFPAEEDPVPFDGEAHPEHPPVVLGPNVQEPNWKNEHNGAAPDIDVFGGNPHPQPLPIQENEANVNAQGANFPNQPAAVNEQEPDDIHDDQDATCRHLSFSLHFTTASVFP, encoded by the exons ATGTGGAGAAAGATTTCCCTTTTTCACAGGGCCTTGATTATCGCGCCGACCCCCTGGTCCCTTTGTCTCCGCAAACTGTGCCACAGAAAAATCCCCAAACCATCTCGAGTTCGTCGTCAAGAAAACCCCACATCTGcatccaccgccgccacacCCACCGCCGAACCCTCAACAGACGAAGCCATGGCAAACTTCCCTGTTAACCCCCAAGCCTTCCTGGTTGCCGG TTCGTGTTATTGCTCCCATCTTTCCCCTCTCGGTTTGGGTCTGATTAGACTGAGAACTGTGGCTCAAAGAGATCAACTGGTCAGAGATTCCCCGTTGCATCTAGGTCAAAATCATGTGGTTACAGTGGTTAAGCATGACGAGGGTTTCAATGCTAGATCCTGCAATTACGCTAGAGTTTGCTGGTTGATGTTCTTGGCTTTCCCCTTAGATTTTCAGAAAGATCTCTTCATAAGGGCTGCAGTGGCTCCCTATGGTCGACTGTTGGAATGGTACAGAGATGAAAATAAATCAAGAATTTTAGTGCAAGTTCTGCTACTGAGTCCAAATAGAGTGCCGAGGAGCTTGATTGTTTCAAGGGGAACCATGTTAGGTGGTGTAGGGCGTTCTTGGGCAGTACCTGTATACATTCTGAATGGAAATTTCCCAGATGCCTTTCCTGCTGAGGAGGATCCTGTTCCTTTCGACGGTGAGGCCCATCCAGAGCACCCTCCAGTTGTTCTTGGCCCCAATGTGCAAGAACCCAACTGGAAAAATGAACATAATGGTGCAGCCCCAGACATCGATGTCTTTGGTGGTAATCCACACCCCCAACCACTTCCAATTCAGGAAAATGAGGCAAATGTCAATGCTCAAGGTGCCAATTTCCCCAACCAGCCTGCTGCTGTCAATGAACAGGAACCCGATGATATCCATGATGACCAAGACGCAACTTGTCGTCATCTCTCATTCTCTCTTCATTTTACTACTGCGTCTGTGTTTCCCTGA